The following proteins come from a genomic window of Sphingomonas oryzagri:
- a CDS encoding hydantoinase B/oxoprolinase family protein, which translates to MKLDGATVEVIRSYLVSAAEEMRRTLIRTAFNPVIYEVLDFGISIYDADLELIADAPGLAFFLGANDYAIRKGVAHVGMETMRPGDILLMNYPYWNSAHAADATLFAPVFAPGADKPFAFTCIRAHWMDLGAKDPGYVLDSTDMHQEGLIFPGTRIYKDGTPVKDVVDLIRFNSRMPVPVLGDLEAQVAATRTGVTRLNAILEKFGEEAFGEAIARIKTHSETLVRKALADLPRGTWEASDLVDDDGITDDVVPIHVRVTVDDDGLTCDFSQSSPAVRGPINIPIGLTETICKFVLKSLTTPEQRNNAGSFRALKVIAPEGNLFHAVYPSATYTQWPAHLALELVYKALAQGMPDRVAACSGGDTLGFMMIGTNRVTGDMYAVSNNEPVGWGASVGADGINATNHISGSLVRNTPIEVIEMKTGMMMESFEIQADSGGAGRTRGGAGTERKIRFVEDGEFLSITKRSKEKPWSLLGGAQPEANAMMVGVGTDAEKKVGTYRTPVKTGDRMIARGAGGAGFGDPAERAPAAVLEDVLDGYVSAEAARTLYKVSIVDGAIDEAGTAALRAAA; encoded by the coding sequence ATGAAGCTCGATGGCGCCACCGTCGAAGTCATCCGCAGCTATCTCGTCTCGGCCGCCGAGGAGATGCGGCGGACGCTGATCCGCACCGCGTTCAACCCGGTGATCTACGAGGTGCTCGATTTCGGCATCTCGATCTACGACGCCGATCTCGAGCTGATCGCCGACGCGCCCGGCCTCGCCTTCTTCCTCGGCGCGAACGATTATGCGATCCGCAAGGGCGTCGCGCATGTCGGCATGGAGACGATGCGCCCCGGCGACATCCTGCTGATGAACTATCCCTACTGGAATTCGGCGCACGCGGCCGATGCGACGCTGTTCGCGCCGGTGTTCGCGCCGGGTGCGGACAAGCCCTTCGCCTTCACCTGCATCCGCGCGCACTGGATGGATCTTGGTGCCAAGGATCCGGGCTACGTCCTCGATTCGACCGACATGCACCAGGAAGGGCTGATCTTCCCCGGCACGCGCATCTACAAGGACGGCACGCCGGTGAAGGACGTGGTCGATCTGATCCGATTCAATTCGCGTATGCCCGTCCCGGTGCTCGGCGATCTCGAGGCGCAGGTCGCGGCGACCCGCACCGGTGTCACCCGGCTTAACGCGATCCTCGAGAAATTCGGCGAGGAGGCGTTCGGCGAGGCGATCGCGCGGATCAAGACGCACAGCGAGACGCTCGTTCGCAAGGCGCTTGCCGACCTGCCGCGCGGCACCTGGGAGGCGAGCGATCTCGTCGACGACGACGGCATCACCGACGATGTGGTGCCGATCCACGTCCGCGTGACCGTGGACGACGACGGACTCACCTGCGACTTCTCGCAATCGTCGCCGGCGGTGCGCGGGCCGATCAACATCCCGATCGGCCTGACCGAGACGATCTGCAAGTTCGTGCTGAAATCGCTGACCACGCCCGAGCAGCGCAACAATGCCGGATCGTTCCGCGCGCTCAAGGTGATCGCGCCCGAAGGTAATCTGTTCCACGCGGTCTATCCGTCGGCCACCTACACGCAATGGCCGGCACACCTCGCGCTGGAGCTGGTCTACAAGGCGCTGGCACAGGGGATGCCCGATCGCGTGGCGGCCTGCTCGGGCGGGGACACGCTGGGCTTCATGATGATCGGCACGAACCGCGTCACCGGCGACATGTACGCCGTCTCGAACAACGAGCCGGTGGGCTGGGGCGCCAGCGTCGGCGCCGACGGCATCAACGCCACCAATCACATTTCGGGCAGCCTCGTGCGCAACACGCCGATCGAGGTGATCGAGATGAAGACCGGCATGATGATGGAGAGCTTCGAGATCCAGGCCGACAGCGGCGGCGCGGGCCGCACGCGGGGCGGCGCCGGCACCGAGCGGAAGATCCGTTTCGTCGAGGATGGCGAGTTCCTCTCGATCACCAAGCGCAGCAAGGAGAAACCCTGGTCGCTGCTTGGCGGTGCCCAGCCGGAAGCCAATGCGATGATGGTGGGCGTCGGTACCGATGCCGAGAAGAAGGTCGGCACCTATCGCACCCCGGTGAAGACCGGCGATCGCATGATCGCGCGCGGCGCCGGCGGGGCGGGTTTCGGCGATCCGGCCGAGCGCGCGCCCGCCGCCGTGCTGGAGGATGTGCTCGACGGCTATGTCTCGGCGGAGGCGGCGCGGACGCTCTACAAGGTGTCGATCGTCGATGGCGCCATCGATGAAGCCGGAACCGCCGCGCTGCGCGCCGCCGCGTAA
- a CDS encoding hydantoinase/oxoprolinase family protein — protein MKRYRVAVDIGGTFVDSIMFDAETGKTHLAKASTTPDEPVRGVLEALSRLGVSLSDTELFVHGTTLGLNAVIERRGVATGIITNAGFRDVFEIGRADVPATSMYDYRYQRPPAIVKRRNRIGVPGRIDAEGREVEPLDEAAVVAAAGELVAAGMRSIAVCFLHSYRNPAHEERAAALIRAAYSEVAVSASSAITREYREYERTATAVVDAYINPIFNDYVGRLESGLVDAGFEGKLLIMRSAGGAMTAATARQAPIYTVLSGPAGGLIGAGYLAKAIGRDRVLTLDYGGTSLDAAVIENGEPLVMHEAPLADLPAMIPIFDIRCIGAGGGSIAWVQEGLLQVGPQSAGAQPGPIAYGRGGTEPTTTDAALILGFLDPASFLGGTVQLDVPAARAGMEAKVSGPLGIDVTRAAAGIFDVLVARTAGAIREITVERGRDPRDFSMLAFGGAGPMIAPLIAREVDNAELIVPRSAAVFSAWGMLMSDVVTDVAQTELRLLGDEAEPFVAAAFDGLVADARATLSAQAGRDIEERIVRLVECRYVGQEHALEIELSESDPFATIRERFDALHKLRYGHAINTAVQIVTLRVRANAVLPKPALPVIDAATGPASEACIGERDCFCFALRDRTTFAVYDRAKLAAGHVFDGPAIVEEGTTTTVIHSDQTVSVDDHGHLIIRRRAA, from the coding sequence ATGAAGCGTTATCGCGTGGCGGTGGATATTGGCGGCACGTTCGTCGATTCGATCATGTTCGATGCGGAAACCGGCAAGACGCATCTGGCGAAGGCATCGACCACGCCGGACGAGCCGGTTCGCGGCGTGCTGGAAGCGCTGTCGCGGCTCGGCGTATCGCTCTCCGATACGGAGCTGTTCGTCCACGGCACCACGCTCGGCCTCAATGCGGTGATCGAGCGCCGCGGCGTCGCCACCGGCATCATCACCAATGCGGGCTTCCGCGACGTGTTCGAGATCGGCCGTGCCGACGTCCCCGCCACATCGATGTACGATTACCGCTACCAGCGCCCGCCGGCGATCGTGAAGCGCCGCAACCGCATCGGCGTGCCGGGACGGATCGACGCCGAGGGCCGCGAGGTCGAGCCGCTGGACGAGGCGGCGGTGGTCGCGGCCGCCGGCGAACTGGTCGCCGCCGGCATGCGCTCGATCGCGGTGTGCTTCCTCCACAGCTATCGCAACCCGGCGCACGAGGAGCGGGCGGCCGCCCTGATCCGCGCCGCCTATTCCGAGGTCGCCGTCTCCGCCTCCAGCGCGATCACGCGCGAATATCGCGAATATGAGCGGACCGCGACCGCCGTCGTCGATGCGTATATCAACCCGATCTTCAACGATTATGTCGGGCGCCTCGAAAGCGGGCTGGTCGATGCCGGGTTCGAGGGCAAGCTGCTCATCATGCGCTCGGCCGGCGGCGCGATGACGGCGGCGACCGCGCGGCAGGCGCCGATCTACACGGTGCTGTCCGGCCCGGCGGGCGGCCTGATCGGCGCGGGCTATCTGGCGAAGGCGATCGGTCGCGATCGCGTGCTGACGCTCGATTATGGCGGCACCAGCCTCGACGCCGCCGTGATCGAGAATGGCGAGCCGCTGGTGATGCACGAGGCGCCGCTGGCCGATCTGCCGGCGATGATCCCGATCTTCGACATCCGCTGCATCGGTGCCGGCGGCGGATCGATCGCGTGGGTGCAGGAAGGCCTGCTGCAGGTCGGCCCGCAGTCGGCGGGCGCGCAGCCCGGCCCGATCGCCTACGGTCGCGGCGGTACCGAGCCGACCACCACCGATGCCGCGCTGATCCTCGGCTTCCTTGATCCGGCGTCGTTCCTCGGCGGCACGGTGCAGCTGGACGTTCCGGCCGCGCGCGCGGGTATGGAGGCCAAGGTTTCCGGCCCGCTCGGCATCGACGTCACGCGGGCGGCGGCGGGCATCTTCGACGTGCTGGTGGCGCGCACTGCCGGCGCGATCCGGGAGATCACCGTCGAACGCGGCCGCGATCCGCGCGATTTCTCGATGCTCGCCTTCGGCGGCGCCGGCCCGATGATCGCACCGCTGATCGCGCGGGAGGTCGACAATGCCGAGCTGATCGTGCCGCGCTCCGCCGCCGTCTTCTCGGCATGGGGCATGCTGATGTCCGATGTCGTCACCGATGTCGCGCAGACCGAGCTGCGCCTGCTGGGCGACGAGGCCGAGCCGTTCGTCGCCGCGGCGTTCGATGGGCTGGTCGCCGATGCCCGCGCCACCCTGTCGGCGCAGGCCGGCAGGGATATCGAGGAGCGGATCGTTCGCCTCGTCGAATGTCGCTATGTCGGGCAGGAGCATGCGCTGGAGATCGAGCTTTCGGAGAGCGATCCCTTCGCCACGATCCGCGAGCGGTTCGATGCGCTTCACAAGCTGCGCTACGGCCATGCGATCAACACGGCGGTCCAGATCGTGACGCTGCGCGTGCGCGCGAACGCGGTGTTGCCGAAGCCCGCTCTGCCGGTCATCGATGCCGCCACCGGGCCGGCATCCGAGGCCTGCATCGGCGAGCGGGACTGCTTCTGCTTCGCGCTGCGCGACCGCACCACCTTCGCGGTCTACGATCGCGCGAAGCTGGCCGCCGGCCACGTCTTCGACGGCCCCGCAATCGTCGAGGAAGGCACCACCACCACCGTCATCCATTCCGACCAGACCGTCTCCGTCGACGATCACGGTCATCTCATCATCCGCAGGAGGGCCGCATGA